ATCTATAGTCATAGGAATATGGAGGATTAATGAAAAGTTTTATTTATAAAACAGTTTGATTTTTTTAGTTAGTTCTACAGGATTTTATTAAGGAGGCTTCTAGCAATGCTTCGAATGATTATGACAACTTTTTTTATGGTTTTTATTGCAGAGTTAGGGGATAAAACACAGCTTCAGACCATGCTTTTGGCTACCCAATGTAAATCCATATGGCCGGTTTTTATTGGTGCTTCTTTAGCTTTAATTCTTAGCTCCTTTATTGGTGTCTGTGCTGGAATGTTTTTGACTAAATATATACCTCCCCATTATTTACAAAGAGCTGCCGGCCTAGCCTTTGTCGTCATAGGGGTGTTAACCTTATCTGGCAAATTTTAAAGTAAAGGTTTAACTTTTAAAAAAAGATTACTATATAAACTCTAGTAATCTTTTTAAAGTTAAACTATTTTTTGAGGTTAAGCTTTAGGTATCTTAACCGTTACTTCTATAAAGTCTCCTTTATCTATTTGTGTAAACTCTGCTTTTTCTTGTTTATCCTTAATAGCATCATAAGCTTGCTTAATAGTGTTAATGTAAATTTTATAGTTCATAAAACTTTTGATTCTCTGCTTTCTTACAGGCTCTTCCTGAGTAACTGCTATTTCCTCCAGCATACTTTGGATAAAATCCTCCGCTTTTTTTACATTAAGATCATTTTTAATGATTTTTTCCAAAGCTAAAATTCTTAACTCATCGTCTGGAAGCTTTAGTAGCGCTCTAGCATGTCTTTCCGTTAATCCATTCTCTAATATTTTTTCTTTGATTTCTTTGCTTAATCGAAGTATTCTTAGTTTGTTAGCAATAGTAGATTGATTTTTTCCTATCCGCTGGGCCAACTCCTGTTGGGTTAATCCATGATCCTCAATTAAGTTAAAGTATCCCTCTGCCTCTTCTATAAAGTTTAAGTCCTCCCTTTGAAGATTTTCTATAATAGCTAATACAGCAGAATCTTTATCATTAAACTGATTATTAACAATAGCAGGTATGGTTTTCAACTCTGCTAATTTAGCAGCTTTAACTCTTCTTTCTCCTGCTATTAACTCATACTTTTCATCCCCAATTTGTCTTACACTTATTGGCTGTAACACACCATAGGCCTTTATAGATTGACTCAGCTCTTGAAGGCTTGCTTGCGAAAAACTTTTTCTTGGTTGATAAGGATTAGAAATAACTGACTCTATAGCTATTTCTAAAACCTTCTTTTCAGCGTTACTCATCTTAATCCCCCGCTTCTTTAAGGAATTTCCATAGTACTATTAATTCTATAAAAGTAGGTTGTCTCCTTCTATTTTTTACAGAAAAATATTTTTTTCGTTTTACAAAATCCTCTCTAATACCTCTTATTTAATAGGGTCCTTTGTAGGTTTTCCTGCTTTTCTTGGATATTTTGTCGATGTTACT
Above is a window of Natronincola ferrireducens DNA encoding:
- a CDS encoding TMEM165/GDT1 family protein produces the protein MLRMIMTTFFMVFIAELGDKTQLQTMLLATQCKSIWPVFIGASLALILSSFIGVCAGMFLTKYIPPHYLQRAAGLAFVVIGVLTLSGKF
- the noc gene encoding nucleoid occlusion protein, whose protein sequence is MSNAEKKVLEIAIESVISNPYQPRKSFSQASLQELSQSIKAYGVLQPISVRQIGDEKYELIAGERRVKAAKLAELKTIPAIVNNQFNDKDSAVLAIIENLQREDLNFIEEAEGYFNLIEDHGLTQQELAQRIGKNQSTIANKLRILRLSKEIKEKILENGLTERHARALLKLPDDELRILALEKIIKNDLNVKKAEDFIQSMLEEIAVTQEEPVRKQRIKSFMNYKIYINTIKQAYDAIKDKQEKAEFTQIDKGDFIEVTVKIPKA